In one Polynucleobacter sp. JS-JIR-5-A7 genomic region, the following are encoded:
- the aroA gene encoding 3-phosphoshikimate 1-carboxyvinyltransferase, with the protein MPDISIGPFKQAQGSIVLPGSKSISNRALLLAALSTGTTTLKNLLDADDTQVMRNALRQLGLSVTDQADKVCVVEGCGGKFPVRDADLFMGNAGTAIRPLTAALAMQGGNYRLSGVARMHERPIRDLVDGLRQVGAKIEYELQEGYPPIKILAADIQIKDVVKVRGDVSSQFLTALLMALPLVASQPVRIEVVGELISRPYIDITLKLMARFGVIVACPNPQSFVIPAKTSDAVYQSPGQLSVEGDASSASYFLALGAIGGGPVRVLGVGKESIQGDVAFADALALMGANITAGEDWIEVAGVKNANGKLNGITMDCTEIPDAAMTLAVAALFAAGPTRLNSIASWRVKETDRIAAMAKELKKLGAIVEEGADYIVVQAPASSNDWKSPTEGVDTYDDHRMAMCFSLAAFGPNALKINDPNCVAKTFPTYFAEFAKVVS; encoded by the coding sequence TTGCCTGATATTAGTATTGGCCCATTCAAGCAAGCACAAGGTTCGATTGTGTTGCCAGGCTCTAAGAGTATTTCAAATCGCGCCTTATTGTTGGCAGCTCTCTCTACCGGCACAACAACGCTCAAGAATTTGTTGGATGCGGATGACACGCAAGTGATGCGTAATGCTCTGCGTCAGCTTGGCCTGTCTGTCACTGATCAGGCTGATAAGGTTTGCGTAGTGGAAGGCTGTGGTGGCAAATTTCCAGTGCGCGATGCCGACCTCTTTATGGGTAATGCTGGTACAGCAATACGCCCTTTAACAGCGGCGCTAGCGATGCAAGGTGGTAACTATCGCTTATCTGGCGTTGCACGCATGCATGAAAGACCCATTCGAGATTTAGTAGATGGTTTGCGTCAAGTGGGCGCGAAGATTGAATACGAATTACAAGAAGGCTATCCCCCAATCAAAATCTTGGCGGCGGATATTCAGATTAAAGATGTTGTGAAGGTACGCGGTGATGTTTCAAGTCAGTTTTTGACGGCATTATTGATGGCTTTGCCTTTGGTAGCGAGCCAGCCTGTCCGAATTGAAGTCGTTGGCGAACTGATCTCCCGTCCATATATTGATATCACCTTAAAACTCATGGCGCGCTTCGGCGTGATTGTTGCTTGTCCAAATCCACAATCATTTGTCATTCCCGCAAAAACGTCTGATGCGGTGTATCAAAGTCCAGGTCAATTATCTGTTGAAGGGGATGCTTCCTCGGCTTCTTACTTCCTGGCCCTTGGTGCCATTGGTGGCGGACCTGTGCGAGTACTGGGCGTGGGTAAAGAGAGTATTCAAGGGGATGTTGCTTTTGCGGATGCGCTGGCTTTGATGGGTGCCAATATTACTGCTGGTGAAGATTGGATTGAGGTCGCTGGCGTTAAAAATGCAAACGGCAAGCTCAATGGCATCACGATGGATTGCACTGAGATTCCAGATGCTGCAATGACTTTGGCGGTAGCTGCATTATTTGCAGCAGGCCCCACTCGTTTAAATAGCATTGCCAGTTGGCGTGTCAAAGAAACCGATCGCATCGCCGCGATGGCAAAAGAATTAAAAAAGCTTGGTGCGATTGTTGAAGAAGGCGCTGACTACATTGTTGTTCAGGCGCCAGCATCATCAAATGATTGGAAGTCACCCACCGAAGGTGTTGATACCTACGATGACCATCGGATGGCGATGTGTTTCTCGCTTGCGGCGTTTGGTCCAAACGCGCTCAAGATTAATGACCCTAATTGTGTAGCCAAAACTTTTCCTACTTACTTCGCTGAATTTGCGAAAGTAGTCAGTTAA
- a CDS encoding prephenate dehydrogenase/arogenate dehydrogenase family protein yields the protein MTIINPASNYGTVTIVGVGLIGASLGLALKKAGVVTRVLGVGRSKENVDQALKMGAIDSVVDLVEAAKQSDVIVLCVPVAQMRAAFELMEPHLEPRTMITDAGSTKGDVILAAKEVLGKKACQFVPAHPIAGGAQHGASAAKADLFKGRQTIICPLQENSPEDAALITGFWESVGSEVKKIGVVQHDAIYAAVSHLPHLLSYALMASVVNSEDADQKLGHVGAGFKDFTRIAASSPEMWRDICLGNRTAILKELDQYLLIVNHMRKLIAENDGAGLEKLFNKASKARQDLDSI from the coding sequence ATGACTATCATCAATCCTGCAAGTAATTACGGCACCGTCACCATTGTTGGTGTTGGCTTGATAGGTGCTTCATTAGGATTGGCGCTAAAAAAAGCTGGTGTGGTTACCAGAGTCTTGGGTGTCGGTCGCAGTAAAGAAAATGTAGATCAAGCGCTGAAGATGGGTGCGATCGACAGTGTGGTGGATTTAGTTGAAGCAGCCAAGCAGTCTGATGTGATTGTGCTTTGTGTTCCAGTAGCGCAAATGCGCGCAGCGTTTGAATTGATGGAGCCTCATCTTGAGCCCCGCACGATGATTACTGATGCTGGTAGTACCAAAGGCGATGTGATTCTGGCTGCTAAAGAAGTATTGGGAAAAAAGGCGTGTCAGTTTGTACCAGCCCATCCCATTGCAGGTGGTGCTCAGCATGGTGCTAGCGCTGCCAAGGCAGATTTATTCAAAGGTAGGCAAACCATCATTTGCCCTCTACAAGAAAACTCTCCCGAAGATGCTGCCTTGATCACCGGCTTTTGGGAGTCCGTTGGTTCCGAGGTGAAAAAGATTGGTGTTGTACAGCACGATGCCATTTATGCAGCTGTTTCTCACTTGCCACACCTCTTGTCTTATGCCTTGATGGCTAGCGTAGTGAATTCTGAGGATGCAGATCAAAAATTGGGTCATGTTGGCGCAGGCTTCAAAGATTTCACGCGCATTGCAGCTTCTAGCCCAGAGATGTGGCGAGATATTTGCTTGGGTAATCGCACTGCTATTTTGAAAGAGTTAGATCAGTATTTATTGATCGTCAATCATATGCGTAAGCTCATTGCCGAAAATGATGGTGCTGGTCTAGAAAAATTATTTAATAAGGCGAGCAAAGCCCGTCAAGATTTGGATTCCATTTGA
- the hisC gene encoding histidinol-phosphate transaminase: MTSKIGLKHIHAIAPYVGGRPISEVAREYGLDENKIVKLASNENPLGMPKSAQDAMLKAASDLGRYPDSNGFELKNVLAASLGVPSDWITLGNGSNDILELAARAVAQAGDEVIFSKHAFAVYPLATQAVGAKAVEVSATTTYGHDLPAMLAAVKAAGDKAKLVFVANPNNPTGSYLSAKDIEDFLMAVPSHVVVVLDEAYNEYLTPEQRYDAIAWVKRFPNMILSRSFSKAYGLAGLRIGYGVAQPHLTDLLNRIRQPFNVNSLAQAAAIAAFQDKAFLQEGFELNCAGYEQLTKAFDQLGLQYLPSAGNFVLVKVGDDDQAGARINLELLKRGIIVRPVGNYGLPQWLRISIGLPEENAAFINALKAILK, translated from the coding sequence ATGACTTCTAAGATTGGTCTAAAACACATTCATGCCATTGCACCTTACGTTGGCGGGCGTCCCATCAGCGAGGTTGCACGTGAATATGGCTTAGATGAAAACAAGATTGTGAAGTTGGCTTCCAATGAAAATCCATTGGGTATGCCCAAGTCTGCGCAAGATGCAATGCTTAAGGCAGCAAGCGATTTAGGTCGTTACCCAGATTCCAATGGCTTTGAGTTAAAGAATGTTCTTGCTGCCTCCTTGGGTGTGCCAAGCGATTGGATTACTCTAGGTAATGGTAGTAACGACATTTTAGAGTTGGCTGCCCGCGCAGTTGCGCAAGCTGGTGATGAGGTGATCTTCTCTAAACATGCATTTGCGGTTTATCCCCTGGCTACGCAAGCTGTTGGCGCCAAGGCGGTAGAGGTGTCAGCAACTACTACTTATGGTCACGATCTGCCAGCGATGTTAGCTGCAGTGAAAGCAGCTGGTGATAAAGCGAAGCTAGTATTTGTGGCTAATCCAAATAATCCTACAGGTAGTTATCTCAGTGCAAAAGACATTGAAGACTTCTTGATGGCTGTGCCATCACATGTAGTCGTAGTATTGGATGAGGCCTATAACGAGTATTTAACACCTGAGCAGCGGTATGACGCTATTGCTTGGGTGAAGCGTTTCCCCAATATGATTTTGTCTCGTAGCTTCTCCAAGGCTTATGGCCTTGCAGGCCTGCGGATTGGTTATGGCGTTGCCCAACCCCATTTAACCGACTTGCTTAACCGCATTCGTCAACCGTTTAATGTCAATAGTTTGGCGCAGGCTGCAGCGATTGCCGCGTTTCAAGACAAAGCATTTCTGCAAGAAGGTTTTGAGCTCAATTGCGCCGGTTACGAACAACTGACTAAAGCATTCGATCAACTGGGTCTTCAGTATTTGCCTTCTGCTGGCAACTTTGTCTTGGTGAAAGTGGGTGATGACGATCAAGCTGGCGCTCGCATCAATTTGGAATTACTCAAGCGAGGCATCATTGTTCGCCCAGTAGGTAACTATGGTTTGCCACAATGGTTGCGTATCTCCATCGGATTGCCGGAAGAAAATGCGGCATTTATTAATGCCTTAAAAGCGATCCTGAAGTGA
- the pheA gene encoding prephenate dehydratase, with the protein MSTEEQRLAPLREKIDSLDAQILDLLTQRAKAAQEVGHVKGGFSSPVFRPERERQVVARLQEINQGPLLADGIAAIWREVMSACRALEARQTIAYLGPVGTFSEQAAQTYFGHSIAALPCASLDEVFKVVEKGAAQFGVVPVENSSEGAISRTLDLLLDSSMRISGEVVLPIRHHLLTKSGNLDGVTTVCAHAQALAQCQQWLSVHAPQLKRQAVSSNAEAARLAAADPSVAAIAGDPAQEAYGLQAVAAQIQDDPHNRTRFVVVGNYVCQPTGKDQTSLVLSVDNQPGAVHRLLAPLAKHGVSMNRFESRPARKGTWEYHFYIDIAGHVDDAKVIKALDELKGVAAFYKNLGSYPHSA; encoded by the coding sequence ATGAGTACTGAAGAACAGCGCTTAGCTCCCTTGCGGGAAAAAATTGATTCGCTCGATGCGCAGATTTTAGATTTACTGACTCAGCGTGCTAAAGCTGCACAAGAGGTTGGTCATGTCAAAGGTGGCTTCTCCTCCCCAGTCTTTCGTCCCGAGCGTGAGCGTCAGGTAGTTGCTCGTTTACAGGAGATCAATCAGGGTCCTTTACTTGCAGATGGTATTGCTGCCATCTGGCGTGAAGTGATGTCTGCCTGCAGAGCGCTAGAGGCGCGCCAAACGATTGCTTACCTTGGACCAGTCGGAACTTTTTCAGAGCAAGCAGCGCAGACCTACTTCGGTCATTCGATTGCTGCTTTGCCTTGCGCAAGTTTGGATGAAGTTTTTAAAGTGGTTGAGAAGGGCGCGGCGCAATTTGGCGTTGTTCCAGTCGAGAACTCGAGCGAAGGTGCGATCTCTCGCACACTAGATTTACTATTGGATTCATCGATGCGTATTAGTGGCGAGGTGGTATTGCCCATTCGTCATCATTTACTAACTAAGAGTGGTAATTTAGATGGCGTCACAACCGTTTGTGCTCATGCACAAGCATTGGCACAGTGCCAGCAATGGTTGAGTGTGCATGCTCCACAACTCAAACGACAAGCCGTGAGCAGCAATGCAGAAGCTGCTCGCTTGGCCGCCGCTGATCCAAGCGTGGCCGCTATTGCTGGCGATCCAGCTCAGGAGGCTTATGGTCTGCAGGCAGTTGCTGCACAAATTCAGGACGATCCGCATAATCGTACCCGTTTTGTAGTGGTGGGTAACTATGTGTGTCAGCCAACTGGTAAAGACCAAACGTCTTTAGTACTCTCTGTAGATAATCAACCGGGTGCTGTACATCGCTTATTGGCGCCTTTAGCAAAACATGGTGTATCCATGAATCGTTTTGAATCTCGCCCGGCACGCAAGGGCACTTGGGAATATCACTTCTATATTGATATCGCTGGTCATGTCGATGATGCAAAGGTAATCAAAGCTTTGGATGAGCTCAAGGGTGTTGCGGCTTTTTACAAGAACCTTGGCTCTTATCCACATTCTGCTTAA
- the serC gene encoding 3-phosphoserine/phosphohydroxythreonine transaminase: protein MTFDRRIFNFAAGPATLPEEVLKQAADEMLNWRGLGTSVMEISHRSKEFMEVYEEVLRDLRTLMNIPDAYEILLLQGGGLGQNAAIPMNLMPLAKNGPKADYIVTGIWSEKSYKEAQKYGIANLAATSAAEKFNTIPLRSTWKLSNDAAYVLYCANETIGGVEFPDVPDVGSTPLVADISSNILSKEMDINRCAVWFAGAQKNIGPSGVTIVIIRKDLIGHSMSITPTIWDWAIQANTQSMINTPPTFSIYMAGLGFKWLLKQGGVKVIEKRNQEKAELLYNFLDQSSLYENRVTKEYRSRMNVTFFLKDENLNAEFLAQSNAAGLVALRGHKAAGGMRASIYNAMPIEGVKALIEFMRDFERRA from the coding sequence ATGACTTTTGACCGCCGCATTTTCAATTTCGCTGCGGGGCCTGCTACTTTGCCCGAAGAGGTGTTAAAGCAAGCGGCTGATGAAATGCTCAATTGGCGTGGACTGGGCACCAGTGTGATGGAAATCAGCCATCGCAGTAAAGAGTTCATGGAAGTGTATGAAGAGGTGTTGCGAGATTTGCGTACCTTGATGAATATTCCAGATGCTTACGAAATCTTGTTGTTACAAGGTGGTGGGCTCGGCCAAAACGCAGCCATCCCAATGAACCTCATGCCTCTGGCCAAGAATGGTCCAAAGGCGGATTACATCGTTACTGGTATATGGTCAGAAAAATCCTATAAAGAAGCCCAGAAGTACGGCATAGCCAATCTGGCTGCAACATCTGCTGCAGAAAAGTTCAATACGATTCCTTTAAGAAGTACTTGGAAACTATCGAATGATGCTGCTTATGTTCTTTACTGTGCTAATGAAACCATTGGTGGTGTTGAGTTTCCAGATGTGCCGGATGTTGGTAGCACTCCTCTCGTTGCCGATATTTCTAGCAATATTCTCTCTAAAGAGATGGATATCAATCGGTGTGCTGTATGGTTTGCTGGAGCCCAAAAGAATATCGGTCCTTCCGGGGTCACCATCGTGATCATCCGTAAAGACTTAATCGGACACAGCATGAGTATTACTCCAACGATCTGGGATTGGGCTATTCAAGCTAATACCCAATCTATGATTAATACTCCGCCGACATTCTCGATTTACATGGCTGGTTTAGGCTTTAAGTGGTTGTTAAAGCAAGGTGGCGTGAAGGTAATTGAGAAGCGTAATCAAGAAAAGGCTGAATTGCTCTACAACTTCTTAGATCAAAGCAGTCTGTATGAAAACCGCGTCACCAAAGAATACCGTTCACGGATGAACGTGACTTTCTTCTTAAAAGATGAGAACCTGAACGCAGAGTTTTTGGCGCAGTCTAATGCTGCTGGTTTGGTTGCTTTGCGAGGCCACAAAGCCGCTGGTGGTATGCGCGCTAGTATTTACAATGCAATGCCCATTGAAGGTGTAAAAGCCTTGATTGAATTTATGCGCGATTTTGAAAGGCGGGCTTAA
- the gyrA gene encoding DNA gyrase subunit A, with protein sequence MEQAAKETLPISLEDEMRRSYLDYAMSVIVGRALPDVRDGLKPVHRRVLFAMYELNNDWNRAYKKSARIVGDVIGKYHPHGDSAVYDTIVRMAQDFSLRYMLVDGQGNFGSVDGDNAAAMRYTEIRLRKIAHELLADLDKETVDFGPNYDGSEKEPLILPAKVPNLLINGSSGIAVGMATNIPPHNLDEVISACLHVLHNPECSIDELIEIIPAPDFPTAGIIYGVQGVREGYRTGRGRVVMRAKTHFEDLDKGARQAIIVDELPYQVNKKNLLERIAELVNEKKVEGISDLRDESDKSGMRVVIELKRGEVPEVVLNNLYKSTQLQDNFGMNMVALVDNQPRLLNLKQMLEYFLQHRREVVTRRTIFELRKARERGHVLEGLAVALANIDEFIAIIKAAANPVIAKQELMGKAWDSSMVREMLARAETDTPGGRNAYRPEGLLPEYGMQTTGLYRLSDSQAQEILQMRLQRLTGLEQDKIVNEYKEVMAEISDLLDLLAKPERVTSVIETELKEVQAEFGKAGGDSGRRSFIEMNATELFTEDLITPQDMVVTLSHTGYMKSQPLSEYRAQKRGGRGKQAAATKDEDWIDTLFVANTHDTILCFSDRGRMYWLKVWEVPQGSRTSRGKPIVNMFPLIEGEKITVILPIKGYQDDQYVFMATSLGTVKKTRLSDFSNPRKAGIIAVDLNENDFLVGAAITDGQHDVMLFSDAGKAVRFDENDVRPMGRTARGVRGMNLGEDHQVIAMLVAPAEAAEGTEAVVVDTNDMAIPSSVLTATENGYGKRTPIAEYTRHGRGTKGMIAIQTTERNGKVVAAALVSPEDQIMLITTGGVLVRTRVSEIREMGRATQGVTLINVDEGTRLSGLQRIAESDSDDDVDDAEEGDVSADPATDTNSDAAGDA encoded by the coding sequence ATGGAACAAGCCGCTAAAGAAACACTACCAATATCCCTAGAAGACGAAATGCGGCGGTCCTATTTGGACTACGCAATGAGCGTCATTGTCGGCAGAGCCCTGCCAGACGTGCGTGATGGCCTCAAACCGGTTCACCGCCGGGTCTTATTCGCAATGTATGAATTAAACAACGATTGGAACCGGGCTTACAAAAAATCTGCCCGTATAGTTGGCGATGTCATCGGTAAATACCATCCGCACGGTGATTCTGCGGTGTATGACACGATTGTTCGGATGGCCCAGGATTTCTCTCTGCGCTATATGCTGGTTGACGGCCAGGGTAACTTTGGCTCCGTAGACGGCGATAACGCTGCTGCAATGCGGTATACGGAGATCCGTCTGCGCAAGATAGCCCATGAGCTTTTGGCAGATTTGGACAAGGAAACCGTCGATTTTGGGCCAAATTACGATGGTAGCGAGAAAGAACCCCTGATTCTTCCCGCAAAAGTGCCTAATTTATTGATTAACGGCAGTTCAGGCATTGCGGTAGGCATGGCGACCAATATCCCCCCTCACAACCTGGATGAGGTGATTTCAGCCTGTTTACACGTTCTCCACAACCCTGAATGCTCAATTGATGAGCTGATTGAGATCATTCCAGCTCCTGATTTTCCGACCGCCGGCATCATTTACGGGGTTCAAGGCGTCCGTGAGGGTTATCGCACCGGCCGTGGACGTGTAGTGATGAGAGCAAAGACTCACTTCGAAGACCTAGATAAAGGTGCCCGCCAAGCCATCATCGTTGATGAGTTGCCATATCAGGTGAATAAAAAGAACTTACTCGAGCGTATTGCTGAGTTGGTGAATGAGAAAAAAGTAGAAGGTATTTCTGATTTGCGTGACGAGTCGGATAAATCCGGTATGCGTGTTGTGATTGAACTCAAGCGCGGTGAAGTGCCTGAAGTCGTTCTCAATAATTTGTACAAGAGCACACAACTGCAAGATAACTTCGGTATGAACATGGTGGCATTGGTAGATAACCAACCACGCTTGTTGAACTTGAAGCAAATGCTGGAGTACTTCTTACAACATCGTCGCGAAGTGGTGACACGTCGCACTATTTTCGAGTTGCGCAAAGCACGCGAGCGTGGCCACGTCTTAGAAGGTCTTGCTGTTGCATTAGCAAATATCGACGAATTCATCGCGATTATTAAAGCTGCTGCAAATCCTGTGATTGCGAAGCAAGAGTTGATGGGTAAGGCTTGGGATTCATCGATGGTGCGTGAGATGTTAGCGCGTGCTGAGACGGATACACCCGGCGGTCGTAACGCTTATCGTCCAGAAGGTTTATTGCCTGAGTACGGTATGCAAACGACTGGCTTGTATCGCCTGTCAGATAGTCAAGCGCAAGAAATTTTGCAGATGCGTTTGCAACGCTTGACTGGTCTTGAGCAAGACAAGATTGTGAATGAATACAAAGAAGTCATGGCAGAGATTTCTGACTTGCTCGATTTGTTGGCCAAACCAGAGCGCGTTACTTCTGTAATTGAGACTGAATTAAAAGAAGTCCAAGCAGAGTTTGGCAAAGCCGGCGGTGATAGTGGTCGTCGTTCATTTATTGAAATGAATGCAACCGAACTCTTCACAGAAGATTTAATTACTCCACAAGATATGGTGGTCACACTTTCGCATACTGGTTACATGAAGAGTCAGCCTCTCAGCGAATACCGCGCACAAAAACGTGGCGGTCGTGGCAAGCAAGCTGCAGCTACTAAAGATGAAGATTGGATTGATACTTTATTCGTAGCGAATACACACGATACGATTCTGTGCTTCTCGGATCGTGGTCGTATGTACTGGCTCAAGGTGTGGGAAGTTCCGCAAGGAAGCCGTACCTCTCGTGGTAAGCCCATCGTCAACATGTTCCCGTTAATTGAAGGCGAAAAGATCACCGTGATTCTTCCAATCAAAGGCTATCAAGATGATCAATACGTCTTCATGGCTACTAGTTTGGGTACCGTGAAGAAGACCCGTTTGTCTGACTTCTCTAATCCACGTAAGGCCGGCATTATTGCGGTCGATCTCAATGAGAACGACTTCTTAGTTGGTGCAGCGATTACTGATGGTCAGCATGATGTGATGTTGTTCTCTGACGCTGGCAAGGCGGTACGCTTTGATGAGAATGATGTGCGTCCAATGGGCCGTACTGCACGTGGTGTGCGTGGCATGAACTTAGGTGAAGACCATCAGGTTATTGCTATGCTAGTCGCTCCAGCAGAGGCTGCTGAGGGTACTGAAGCGGTGGTTGTTGATACGAATGACATGGCGATTCCAAGTAGTGTCTTAACTGCTACTGAGAATGGTTATGGCAAGCGGACTCCAATCGCTGAATACACTCGTCATGGTCGTGGTACCAAGGGCATGATTGCAATTCAGACAACCGAACGTAACGGTAAGGTTGTTGCAGCAGCATTGGTATCACCGGAAGATCAAATTATGTTGATCACCACTGGTGGCGTCTTGGTTCGTACTCGGGTATCTGAAATTCGGGAGATGGGTCGCGCTACGCAAGGCGTGACTTTGATCAATGTAGATGAAGGTACTCGTTTATCTGGTTTGCAACGCATTGCTGAAAGCGATTCGGACGATGATGTTGATGATGCAGAAGAGGGTGATGTATCTGCAGATCCAGCAACTGATACCAATTCTGATGCGGCAGGTGACGCTTAA
- the ompA gene encoding outer membrane protein OmpA — translation MNKTLRVLLASVVTVSASAAMASDNWENGSGLNWKNGDGALCWRDNSWTPATAAKGCDGALTAAPAAAASGVSQSKITLQADTLYDFNKSDLKPEGKATLDKIARDLGKIKLEVIIAVGNTDSVGSDAYNMALGQRRAQSVKAYLVSKGVDGSRIYTESKGKSNPVASNATEEGRAKNRRTDIEVVGTAAK, via the coding sequence ATGAACAAAACACTAAGAGTGTTGTTAGCTTCTGTTGTTACCGTGTCTGCTTCTGCAGCTATGGCTTCTGATAACTGGGAAAACGGCTCTGGCTTGAACTGGAAAAACGGCGACGGCGCATTGTGCTGGCGTGACAACAGCTGGACTCCTGCAACTGCTGCTAAAGGTTGCGACGGTGCTTTGACTGCTGCTCCTGCTGCTGCTGCTTCTGGCGTTAGCCAAAGCAAGATTACTTTGCAAGCTGACACACTGTATGACTTCAACAAGTCTGATTTGAAGCCAGAAGGCAAAGCAACTTTGGACAAGATCGCTAGAGATTTGGGCAAGATCAAGTTAGAAGTAATTATTGCTGTTGGTAACACTGATAGCGTTGGTTCAGATGCATACAACATGGCCCTCGGTCAGCGTCGTGCGCAATCCGTTAAAGCATACTTGGTAAGCAAGGGTGTTGACGGTAGCCGTATCTACACAGAATCAAAAGGTAAGAGCAATCCAGTTGCAAGCAATGCAACTGAAGAAGGTCGCGCCAAGAACCGCCGTACTGACATCGAAGTTGTTGGTACAGCTGCTAAGTAA